From Ailuropoda melanoleuca isolate Jingjing chromosome 8, ASM200744v2, whole genome shotgun sequence, a single genomic window includes:
- the B3GALT2 gene encoding beta-1,3-galactosyltransferase 2 — MLQWRRRHCCFAKMSWNAKRSLFRTHLIGVLSLVFLFAMFLFFNHHDWLPGRAGFKENPVTYTFRGFRSTKSETNHSSLRNIWKETVPQTLRPQTATNSNNTDLSPQGVTGLENTLSANGSIYNEKGIGHPNSYHFKYIINEPEKCQEKSPFLILLIAAEPGQIEARRAIRQTWGNESLAPGIQITRIFLLGVSIKLNGYLQRAILEESRQYHDIIQQEYLDTYYNLTIKTLMGMNWVATYCPHIPYVMKTDSDMFVNTEYLIHKLLKPDLPPRHNYFTGYLMRGYAPNRNKDSKWYMPPDLYPSERYPVFCSGTGYVFSGDLAEKIFKVSLSIRRLHLEDVYVGICLAKLRIDPVPPPNEFVFNHWRVSYSSCKYSHLITSHQFQPSELIKYWNHLQQNKHNACANAAKEKAGRYRHRKLH, encoded by the coding sequence ATGCTTCAGTGGAGGAGAAGACACTGCTGCTTTGCAAAGATGAGCTGGAATGCCAAGAGGTCACTGTTCCGTACCCATCTTATTGGTGTACTTTCTCTAGTGTTTCTTTttgctatgtttttgtttttcaatcatCATGACTGGCTGCCAGGCAGAGCTGGATTTAAAGAAAACCCTGTAACATATACTTTCCGAGGATTTCGTTCTACAAAAAGTGAGACAAACCACAGCTCTCTCCGGAACATTTGGAAAGAAACAGTCCCTCAAACTCTGAGGCCTCAAACAGCAACTAACTCCAATAACACAGACCTGTCGCCACAAGGAGTTACAGGGCTGGAGAATACACTTAGTGCCAATGGAAGTATTTACAATGAAAAAGGTATCGGACATCCAAATTCTTACcacttcaaatatattattaatgaaCCTGAAAAATGCCAGGAGAAAAGTCCTTTTTTAATACTGCTAATAGCTGCAGAACCTGGACAAATAGAAGCTAGAAGAGCTATTCGGCAAACATGGGGCAATGAAAGTCTAGCACCTGGTATCCAAATCACACGAATTTTTTTGTTGGGCGTAAGTATTAAGTTAAATGGTTACCTTCAACGTGCAATACTGGAAGAAAGCAGACAATATCATGATATAATTCAACAGGAATATTTAGATACATACTACAATTTGACAATTAAAACACTTATGGGCATGAACTGGGTTGCAACATACTGTCCACATATTCCATATGTTATGAAAACTGACAGTGACATGTTTGTCAACACTGAATATTTAATACATAAGTTATTGAAGCCAGACCTGCCTCCCAGACATAACTATTTTACTGGTTACCTAATGAGAGGATATGCACCCAATCGGAACAAAGATAGCAAGTGGTACATGCCACCAGACCTCTACCCAAGTGAACGCTATCCTGTCTTTTGTTCTGGGACTGGTTACGTTTTTTCTGGAGATCTGGCAGAGAAGatatttaaagtttctttaaGTATCCGTCGTTTGCACTTAGAAGATGTATATGTAGGGATCTGTCTTGCCAAGTTGAGAATTGATCCTGTGCCCCCTCCCAATGAGTTTGTGTTCAATCACTGGCGAGTTTCTTATTCAAGCTGTAAATATAGCCACCTAATTACCTCTCATCAGTTCCAGCCTAGTGAACTGATAAAATACTGGAACCATTTACAACAAAATAAGCACAACGCTTGTGCCAACGCAGCAAAAGAAAAGGCAGGCAGGTATCGCCACCGTAAATTACACTAg